Within the Megalops cyprinoides isolate fMegCyp1 chromosome 10, fMegCyp1.pri, whole genome shotgun sequence genome, the region atgatgatgatgatgatgctaaTTAATGGAAATGATTCATCATATGTCTGTTCACAGAGCAGcctattacatttttcattcctcATAATAAATGGCATGAATATAACTAAAGAGTCCAGCCCATCTCCCAGCAAATCCAGAAGGTTGATTTCGGTGGATTTTTCCAACACTGTAATGTTGGAAAACTACAATGTGTAGAACAAACATTTAAGACCTACCCCTAAGGCTTTCGGTTGTCCTTGGAGAAAAACCTTGTACACATCTTTGAATACACAGCTAAAGTTCTCTGGCAGGAGTTCCTCTTCTTTTCCAATGCTGGAAAGAGGTATTGTGATGACCATATGATCATCTGACTTGAATGTGTAGGCCATTATCTGCCAAAATATAAGCAGTTAGCACCGGTAAAAAGTTGAGTTCATGCAATTAATGTTTACTATAATAACACTCAAGTTCCCAGCATATTCAGCAAGTAGCAGAAATAATCTGCAAACATCTGCACCATCTACctaatatgaaacattttcacccTGATGTGTGATAGCTTTAATGAGTTAAGAAAATCTCATATAAATAAGTTTCAATAATGGCAAGGaagcttgtttttatttaagaaacGTATAGTTCCCAATATTCTGCTAATAGGGCAAATATGTAAGGTATTGAAAATGtgccatttgaaaaaatatcctttcaaagagaaaatctgtgaaaaatattttatagcaATACCTTACATGCTGTAAAATTAATCTCATTAGTTTCAAagaatttcagttttgaaaattgTTCCTATTAGATTAAACATCAAATAAGCGTTATTCAGGTGTGATGATACTGACAGATCATAACTCAAAATGTAAACAGTAAAATGgcatattttgtaataatagAGAAAATTCAATCATTATAACTTAGTAACCTACTGATACAGCCTatcaaattatttacattaccaaaggaaatcattttaatgacagtgaatcattttaatttgatcacAAAAATGGAATTGTATATTTCCATAGAAAATtatgcaatgaaaatattttgtctgaCTTTTTGTGACAGTCAGGTCAGGAAGCTTAcatattgatttatattttagGAGGTCTTTAGCTTTTGGTGGATATTTGCCCTAAATATGACAACTAATCAAACATCATCAAACATAGTCTCTTTTCATGCACAAGTGACAGAGCACAGGAACAAAAATGATaaagtaataatagtaaaatcTCTCTCCCTATAGATTAATGATTAATTGTAATTATACTTTTATATCCCGGTGTGAATAAAACGTTAGCCTAACTCATCTTACCTGCAGCAGTTTCTGGACCCTACAGGGATTGCAACTGCAGCATTGTTTGcatcaccctctctctctctctctctctctctctctcacacacacacacacacacacacaaacacacacacacacacacacacacacacacacacacacacacacacacaaacacacacatgcccacacccACATGAAGCactgcactgccactgtacccaAGCGTGCTACAAAAGATGTGCAGCTCATACAGACCTTCATGCCGCACCAACAAGTGTCAACAGTATTCTTGAATGACCTGTTTTCACCCTGGCCCTCAGCTCTCACACTTTCActaataattaaatcaatagATAATGAACAAAGTTTGGActtttaaactcattttaaattactgtgGTACTTCTTGGAGTGCCCAAGTGCCTCCACCCAAATCTGTCATTCAAGAGCCAAGAATGTCCACTttctttaacagaaaaaaaaatcatggtttaaaaaaacacacagagacctggTTGCAGGTGATTTGAAAAGTGTaactatttaaaacaattagccatatgtgtaaaaatgctgaatttatcaaagtaaatgaaattattgacAAAGACACTAAAGGTTGCACAAGAAGTTTTCTTGGGTTGTAAAGAAACACGCACATCAATAATCAAAAAGCAACTGGTTTTAATGTATTAATAGCAAGCTATTGACATTTTCatgctgaatgtaaatgtatgtgttaaaaatcaattaaattatttatgcatAACTCCTATGATAACACAGATATCTTAAGATTTGCCTTTGTTAAAATGCGAATGATAATAGTTCAccaaaataaagaataaagaaataaagccAAAAATTCTGACACATTTCTGACTCTTCCCTTGTCATGAGGCAGCAAAACTAAACTTTCTCTGGGGTTTTGTTGCTACACCACTAAAGTTCAAAACTGAATGTCACACAAATATGGATGATCAGACTAATTTTACTGCTGTAACAACAGGCCTACAGAGTGGAGCAGATATAGATCCCGACCTTGTTATTGGTGAATTGAGTGTTTGGAGACAGCAGGCTCTTGCAGATAATGAAGTCACATGCATATCAGGCTCCAAATAGAAGGTTCTTCATGCAGAGAAATTTCTGCGTGTGAATAAAATGCATAGTTCCGCTTTTGCATGGGTGTGAAACCAAGCTCATCCTGTCTGCTTGCTTGTAATAAATAATGGAAAGTTAACATAAATATTCTGGCTTAATATGGCTGTCTTGTTCCCTCTCATTATACGCTAGTTAAAAATTAATGCTTCTCTAATTCATCTGATGCCTGACGAACACTCTGACACAAAGCTTCTGTGCTTCACCCAGTGCACGCCCTGATGAGTGCCAAGGCTAACCTGCCCAGCTTCTTCAGTGATATCCATAATCTTAATTATGATAATGGTGAATATGGttactactgctactaataTTATTTGTCATCGTGACCATCACCACCAACTTATTTTGatcaatatatttctgattccTACttgatttaataaaatgtgtgcTCTTATGAGCATTTGCAAAGCTCCTATTAAGATATGCTTGATCAATGCATCAATTCCTGTTGTCATTTTGGATGGTAAATACAGGTTTACTGTTTCACATATAAGAACATGTGTTGTAATCAAGCTGTAGTTTCTCAAAGAGAGAACTGAACCCCTGgaacagaagtgtttttttctctctctgctacAATGGTATGTGAAGGGGGTTATGCAGAAAAACCAATGACTGCAATCACAATAACGGTTTAAAAATTGGTGTGAGATGTCCCTGTGGCttttaaagcacacacacctcatgcctcacccaaaaaaaaaaaatagtatcaCACAATGGTGAAAATACGGCTTTGAAGAAGTCAACAACGAGGGGCCACAAGCACACTGCTGCAACCAAAACCCATCCTTGCAACAGTGTTAGAGCATGAATGTGGCCcagagtgaaaaaaacatgatcagTATTAAGATTCCATTTACCTTTGTTTTGAAAGAAGAGCCATGCAGATGGAGTGTAAAACTTAAAAATGAGCTGAATGGATTTTTCTCAGCATGAAAGAGTAGAGTCCATAAATCTGTAATCAAAGGCTATCACTCTAAAGTAAGACTATAATTTTAAGATGTCAAGCTTCttgtatgaaaacaaaatcattattgCTGCATAATTATGAGACATTATCACACCCTCTGGGCCGCATGTATACAGATAACGAACAGCCCCATGCTCCTCTTTGATAGAGGATGTGGTTAAAAAGACAGCTATGTgctgggaagggagggggagggggagggggaggcagaggggggatTTACAGAGATCACTGttaatgtgtgatgtgtgctgtaAAGGGAGAAATGGTACTGGGTTATTAGGAGGACCGAACACTGGGTGAGTTCTGTTACACATTTCTATGATAATGACCAAGGAAACAATATCATGAGCAAAATTCTACTATTCCggtttgcatttatatttgttttgtgcaATTGCTTATTTGGAATTGAAAGCTAAAGCCCAAGAGATCAAAATGGAGTTTTAAATTGTTGTCTACTTTTTGAAccaacatttaattttttttttcacaagccTGCATACAACATATACAGTGCAAACCTTCTAAACCCTGCATACAATTAAGAAAGCAAATAACCATATCTTAAATTTCCATGAAGTGCTTAATATAATCACATCAGTAAATGATTGATGCTGCTCCATAAATGTATAAACTGTTAAATATCAAACATGCAAGCTGCGCTGGTTAATGGACTCCGCAGTAAGCAGATACAATGTAACAATTTTATGATGCATGAATTTTATTAGTTTTGTtattaagggtttttttttccagttgccACAGAATAAAACCATAACAGAATAAGCatgctaatgtgtgtgtgatcatgacatcaaaaaagggaaataaaattCAGGGCAGGGTAAGGTgaagaaagagcaaaaacagaaggggcattttatgtgcatttgtttattaGGCAGTGTTTCGGTGTTGAATAAATTTTCATTGGGAGTTACCTTATTTCCTAAACCTGAAAAATGCCCAACAACCCTCTGTAGACATGCAACACAAACATTCctaatgaataattcaaagaaCATGGCCTGCAAAATTTAAAATCATACACTGTTTCATTaagatttaaatgaaacaatctTGAAGCAATaacatggattttaaaaaaactcCTTCTTTCTACTGTCTAATACATGACCCTAATGTTTGCTGCTAGGAGGggttttccctttccctttccctacTTTGAAAACTGTGactgtgaaacttttttttaaaaatccacaacaTGGTTCTTCTTCtgctcatcatcatcatcactgtgtttaatttgttgCACATGtctgattttctctctctttgattTAGCCAGTAATTTGGCCTTTCACCTCTttatttgattgtattttaGAGTGAAAATCTTCATTAAATAACACCTAAGGAGCTTCCACTCCCACTGCCTCCACCGTAGTGAGAGGACTTCAGTCACGATGGCCTGTGTAATGAGAGAGCTCATAGAACAAGAGGATGATCGGGACGAGATGAGAAAACCTTTGATTAAGCAGTACTGTGCCACCGATGTGGTCCCTGCCAAGATGCAGCCCCTGCATGATCTGCTGCAGAAACAGCCTGCAGCTATCGGGGTGAGGCCTGCAGAACATCCCTTACCTTTATTATTAGGTATTTTATATTCAGCTGTGCAGGACTTAAAGATTAAAATGGCCCTCATTGACCCAGGTACTGAAGCAATCAGCTGACATTGTCTTTGTAAATTTGGTACGGTACACTTAgttcaatgtacagtataatacattctgcttatttttctccatttttcacctaaatgcattttcacctaaatgcattttctgtcatATATTGTAGGtagcaataataacaattacacattttatttatatagcacctttttaatttaaagggaatatctcaaagtgctttacataGGTGTTacgttaaaaaataaatagatatttCAAATTCACATGTTATATATGAGGCAGAtactaatgtaatatattgacATATGACTGGGTAATTTTGTCAGACATGggtttaggtttttttttactcttttatttcacactgttTTAAGgtgatgcattttctttttatttcctttttaattgttAACTCTTGTCCTTCATTTCTTTACTGTTACCTAAAAACCTTGAATAAAATTCTCAtcataaaaaggcaaaaatataaaacctcATATATATAAAAGTACACATATCAAATAACAGAGAGTAGCTGTTacttttttaatgctttatcttcaacaataacattttgatCCAATATACAAACATAAGATTTTACAGTACAGATAGCAAAGTAAAAAAGGTACAAtaaggagaaaggaaaaaagggaaaaaaagaaaattaataaaataaaattgaacaaaaaaagtagaaaaaaaaagaaaaattacatacTAAGCATTCAGTTAGGgaattacaaaaacattattgtAACGTTTGACCAGCATtatagcttttttgttttccattagtTTACAGTTTTCAATAAACAACTCAAATTCTGCACAAATCTGGTGCAGAGAGTAGCTGTTACTGTGGCGACAACCAGCAAGATTATGACATAGCAGTATATATTTAATACGATTCAATAAatatcatggaaaaaaacatgcacaaaaaatgtgCTCCTAATTTAATGTACCATTTATCTTTTTAACCTCAAACtaatcattttaacagtgtCATTTGTTTCACCTCAGGTTGTACAGATGGTGTCTGGGATCACAATTTTCGGGCTTGGAGTGGTCCTGGCAACAACATCGCCCCTGACTCTGGCCATCATATTCAGAGTACCGATCCTCACAGGGCTCCTGGTAGGCTGCGTCCACCTGAATTTCACCCCCAAAGCCCACTTTGTAGCCCTATAAATTCCTACATCATTTGCGAACATTACATGGTGTTCATAACCCAGCAGGAAGATAGCTTTGCTAATGAGCTGCATGTCAGACTGGGTGAATGAGGAGGATCTGGCATGCAGCTGACAAGTGAGGCTAGCAGGCTGGCTGCTTTTCTCCTTGTGTCCAACGATTGCCTAAACAAAATGACCTAAGGTGTAGATTCTATCCATTGTATTTGGCCTGAATTCTGGCTTCAAGCAaatgtgtatttgaaatatatgaTTATTTATACAATGTTATGAATGTGGTTTTCACTCTATTATAATTGTTCTAAAGTCCTTACAtaggtattttattttgtgaggAACTTAATTTTGTGACATTTCCTGTTGTGTAGTATTATATTAACACACCAGTGTGTGCCCCTGCAAGAAGACACAAAGAGTTGATtcctgtatgtacagtattccTCTTTATCTGTGTGGTGGATGGTTTGCTTGAGTTCtgttattatttcaattttatattgttttgaaaCCCTAATGACAGACAGTTTTGGGCAGTATGAAATACTGGACATTTCATCTTAATATTGATATTGTGTTGTGATATTGCTATTTTATATATTCAGCTTTCCCTGTTTAAGTATTGATCAACTGTTGTTGTAGGTCAGGGGAAAAATCAAGATTCTAATCAGGTTCTCAATTTATAAATGATTGAGAACTGATTTGTTGATCACAGGAAATATTaattttgacagaaaataaaaagaaaagaagaaaagtgaTTCTCTTAAGACTCTTCTTATGTGAATCCAATAAACCTATAGCTTAATACCCTACTTCACTGAACATAATTACCATAATTCTTCAAATTCCACTCAAGCCTAAATGAAGTGATTGATAGGTCAGTCTCAGACATGGGTACACACCCTACAGCGTGAATGTaggaaaggaaatgttttgATAAGACAAAAGTCTATGTTCTATGTTCTTCCCCCAGTTTTTCATCTCTGGAATGTTGTCTGCCATGCTGCATAAATTTACCAGACTCTTGCCTGTGAGTAAATCTaaatatcaaattattatttagttATGTATTAGTTATTGATGTACAGTTACATCATGTGTGCACTTAAAAATACTATTGATACACACAATATCATCTTGTTGTTGAATTGGTTGAAATTCCATCTTGTTGTCACTGTAATATTAGCCTATTCTTCTTAATAATGGTGTTACTTGGGACACAATGAAGTTTCCGTAGAAAGGTTTTGACTGCTGCTAATGAGCGCCTTGAGTAAAAAACGTTTGGAGTTCTGGGGCCAAAATCCTCTTCAGTCTGAATAGATTGAAACAGACTGAAAAGTCTAAATAGgccattttcagtgtaaatatcGGTTGCCTTTGTGTTCTTAACATCTCCTATGAACTGTTCACTTGCAGATCTGCGTCGCAGTAAACATCGGATGTTTGTGCGTTGCAGGGGTTGGAGTGGTGCTCTTGACCATCGACTTAGCTTTAGCGACTCCTAATGCGAGTCCCCACATTAAGGTGAGATTTTAAGAAAAATTATTCGCCTGCAtctcagaaaatgttttgttgcaGCAAATAAGATCgctattgtctttttttaagtaCTCATCAGATTTAGCGAACAGTGTCATCTATTGGCTAAACACTGCGACTGCACACGTTTAGCCCCTCACAAACACTACAATATTCTTAGTGTTGCCCAATAAATAACCTAAATGGATTTAcagattttcagtgtttatacTCACCTGCTTGAATAGGTGTCCTCAATTTCCAGCATGTGCCAGTCTGAAAGAATGAAGGAAAACCATGGGCaggcatacatatatatatatacagtaataatgCATATATTCAGTACTCTGTAGCTAACAGTGCTAAAAATTTGACCTTTTATTTGAAGAATAATCTGCTTAACAGttttgctgtaaaaaaacattttcacaaactcTTTACAGTTCCAGTAAATTAAATTGCTCACACATTAATTAAGTTTTAAGTAATATGGTGTAAAACCATTAGATGACCTCTATGAATGCTTGTGTTGGACAGGTAAAGGTGCTCGTCATGTGTGTAACAGTGCTGGAGATGTGCATCACTGCAGTTCTTCTGTTCTGGATGCGCAGAGAATTGCGCAGTACAAATAAAACAGCCTGACTGCATTGCCCTGGCACAAAGCTGTGACGACTTCATCCCAGAAGAACAGGAAATCCTGTTAAATTTTAACGGCACaatttctttattctttatcCACTTCAGTGCAAATGTCTTATAAATGTCagatatttttgctttttttttaacttggaaTGAGTTTGAGACTTGAGCTGTGCTTCTCATCAATGTTTGAGTCTACAGATGCATACAGATATAAAAGAGAGAGCAATGTCTCTCACGTTACGCTCTTAAAATGTAAAgctaatatataaaatgtagaaTTTAGTTAACAAAGCATATCTTTTATAGTATATTTTATGCTTACTCAATATCTGCTTTTGAGGCTTTTGACAGTTTGCAGGTGACATGAAAACTGGAAATAAGATCATGTTTTCTTGCCTGGTTAATTAAATTTgacatcatttaaaatttaataataCATCCTGGGAATCCACAGAAAAACTTTACTTTGTTTAATTGTGTGGGTGCACAGCAGTAGGAGCTCACAACTGAGTTGTTGTATTTGGCAATTTTACaaattatccattaatacaACTAGATATTTACCAAATAAATTCAGATGCCAACATATACATGAGTACATGTCCCACATGCAGCCAATCAAAGGGAATGTCATTGAACTTGACAGCTAGATTATCTTAACACCATGACAACTTTGCCTACTGAAACTGGCAATATCGTCATACAAGACGATGATTTGGCCCAGTCTTACAACACAATCCAAGGCAAACTAGCCAGTTGCACAGGTGTATTACAGGTGTTTAACGTCTAAGCAGAATGCTCCTGATGCAAGTTGTTagtaataatggaaaaatgaaggcttcagtttatttcttaatatagtaaaaatatattcaaaatctGAGTGTGACCCTCACAACAAACttattgaatattttcttcTGAATCTTTCTGGCCTTACATCTGTCATTATTCCATTTATTA harbors:
- the si:ch211-269k10.4 gene encoding uncharacterized protein si:ch211-269k10.4, whose amino-acid sequence is MACVMRELIEQEDDRDEMRKPLIKQYCATDVVPAKMQPLHDLLQKQPAAIGVVQMVSGITIFGLGVVLATTSPLTLAIIFRVPILTGLLFFISGMLSAMLHKFTRLLPICVAVNIGCLCVAGVGVVLLTIDLALATPNASPHIKVKVLVMCVTVLEMCITAVLLFWMRRELRSTNKTA